A window of the Salvelinus fontinalis isolate EN_2023a chromosome 14, ASM2944872v1, whole genome shotgun sequence genome harbors these coding sequences:
- the LOC129869334 gene encoding gamma-interferon-inducible lysosomal thiol reductase-like, with translation LHLFDFICCSTFKKSQGKSKPKPACELPPRPPPPLSQWCRSLEIAIECRVQKQCLELNATRPNLAVPRVEVTLYYESLCPGCRAFLTQQLFPIWAMLHDIMDVKLVPYGNAQELPSGNSPFTCQHGEPECHGNMIEACILHSVGRYSAFPVIYCMESAANILDAAQPVSIVLFLT, from the exons TTGCACCTGTTTGACTTTATTTGCTGCTCTACTTTCAAGAAATCCCAAGGAAAGTCGAAGCCCAAACCGGCTTGTGAATTACccccccgaccccccccccccctttcgcAGTGGTgtaggagtttggaaattgcaaTAGAATGTAGG GTTCAGAAGCAGTGTCTAGAGCTCAATGCCACCAGACCCAACTTGGCGGTACCCCGAGTGGAGGTGACCCTGTACTATGAGAGCCTGTGTCCAGGCTGCAGGGCCTTCCTCACCCAGCAGCTCTTTCCCATCTGGGCCATGCTCCACGACATCATGGACGTCAAATTGGTCCCCTACGGCAATGCACAG GAGCTTCCCTCAGGGAATTCTCCCTTCACCTGTCAACATGGAGAACCAGAGTGTCATGGTAACATGATTGAG GCATGTATTCTACATTCAGTGGGTCGGTACTCAGCATTCCCAGTCATTTACTGCATGGAATCTGCAGCTAACATTCTTGATGCTGCCCAACCTGTGAGTATTGTACTGTTTTTAACTTAA